Proteins encoded by one window of Kribbella flavida DSM 17836:
- the rplQ gene encoding 50S ribosomal protein L17 — MPTPTKGSRLGGSPAHEKLMLSNLATSLFEHGAITTTAAKAKRLQPLAESMITKAKRGDLNSRRQVMKRIRDKSVVHVLFTEIGERYADRSGGYTRIIKLGPRKGDNAPMVKIELVEALADAPAAKKAPAKKAPAKKAAAADDAPAAEATDEVKDEAVQDVVAGKYEGSAAPTADGSAPEGFDIKGNENSMKYHTPDSPWYEQTEAEVWFSTEDAATAAGFTKAGETEDK; from the coding sequence ATGCCTACCCCTACCAAGGGTTCTCGCCTCGGCGGCAGCCCGGCGCACGAGAAGCTGATGCTCAGCAACCTCGCGACGTCGCTGTTCGAGCACGGCGCGATCACCACCACCGCGGCCAAGGCCAAGCGCCTGCAGCCGCTGGCGGAGTCGATGATCACCAAGGCCAAGCGCGGTGACCTGAACTCCCGCCGCCAGGTGATGAAGCGGATCCGGGACAAGAGCGTCGTGCACGTGCTCTTCACCGAGATCGGCGAGCGGTACGCCGACCGTTCGGGCGGCTACACCCGGATCATCAAGCTCGGCCCGCGCAAGGGCGACAACGCCCCGATGGTGAAGATCGAGCTGGTCGAGGCGCTGGCCGACGCGCCGGCCGCGAAGAAGGCTCCGGCCAAGAAGGCCCCGGCGAAGAAGGCGGCCGCGGCCGACGACGCGCCGGCCGCCGAGGCCACCGACGAGGTCAAGGACGAGGCCGTCCAGGACGTCGTCGCGGGCAAGTACGAGGGCTCCGCCGCCCCGACCGCCGACGGCTCCGCGCCGGAGGGCTTCGACATCAAGGGCAACGAGAACTCGATGAAGTACCACACCCCCGACTCGCCGTGGTACGAGCAGACCGAGGCCGAGGTCTGGTTCTCCACCGAGGACGCGGCCACGGCCGCCGGCTTCACCAAGGCCGGCGAGACCGAGGACAAGTAA
- a CDS encoding DNA-directed RNA polymerase subunit alpha, whose protein sequence is MLIAQRPTLTEEVVGEHRSRFVIEPLEPGFGYTLGNSIRRTLLSSIPGAAVTSIKVDGVLHEFSTVAGVKEDATQLILNLKDLVVSSEHDEPVTMYLRKQGPGDVTAADIAPPAGVEVHNPDLKIATLNEKGRLEMELVVERGRGYVSAIQNKSADAEIGRMPVDSIYSPVLKVTYKVEATRVEQRTDFDRLVVDVETKPSMLPRDAVASAGKTLVELFGLARELNVEAEGIDIGPSPVDEQMAADLALPVEDLQLTVRSYNCLKREGIHTVGELISRSEQDLLDIRNFGSKSIDEVKLKLAEMGLSLKDSPPGFDLRAAAEAYGDDAEDEDESFAETEQY, encoded by the coding sequence GTGCTTATCGCGCAGCGCCCCACCCTGACCGAAGAGGTCGTCGGCGAGCACCGCTCGCGGTTCGTGATCGAGCCGCTCGAGCCGGGCTTCGGCTACACCCTCGGCAACTCCATCCGCCGTACCCTGCTGTCGTCCATCCCGGGCGCCGCCGTGACCAGCATCAAGGTCGACGGCGTGCTGCACGAGTTCTCGACGGTCGCCGGGGTCAAGGAGGACGCCACCCAGCTGATCCTGAACCTCAAGGACCTGGTCGTCTCCTCCGAGCACGACGAGCCGGTCACCATGTACCTGCGCAAGCAGGGCCCCGGTGACGTCACCGCCGCCGACATCGCGCCGCCGGCCGGTGTCGAGGTGCACAACCCGGACCTGAAGATCGCCACCCTGAACGAGAAGGGCCGGCTCGAGATGGAGCTGGTCGTCGAGCGGGGCCGCGGCTACGTGTCCGCGATCCAGAACAAGTCCGCCGACGCCGAGATCGGCCGGATGCCGGTCGACTCGATCTACTCGCCGGTCCTCAAGGTCACCTACAAGGTCGAGGCGACCCGTGTCGAGCAGCGCACGGACTTCGACCGGCTGGTCGTCGACGTCGAGACCAAGCCGTCGATGCTGCCCCGCGACGCCGTCGCGTCGGCCGGCAAGACGCTGGTCGAGCTGTTCGGCCTGGCCCGCGAGCTGAACGTCGAGGCCGAGGGCATCGACATCGGCCCGTCGCCGGTCGACGAGCAGATGGCGGCCGACCTGGCCCTGCCGGTCGAGGACCTGCAGCTGACCGTCCGGTCCTACAACTGCCTCAAGCGCGAGGGCATCCACACCGTGGGTGAGCTGATCTCGCGCAGCGAGCAGGACCTGCTGGACATCCGCAACTTCGGCTCCAAGTCGATCGACGAGGTCAAGCTGAAGCTGGCCGAGATGGGCCTGTCGCTGAAGGACTCGCCTCCTGGCTTCGACCTGCGTGCCGCCGCCGAGGCCTACGGCGACGACGCCGAGGACGAGGACGAGAGTTTCGCCGAGACCGAGCAGTACTGA